One window of Catharus ustulatus isolate bCatUst1 unplaced genomic scaffold, bCatUst1.pri.v2 scaffold_113_arrow_ctg1, whole genome shotgun sequence genomic DNA carries:
- the LOC117011333 gene encoding zonadhesin-like, with translation MSHCGCSHHGVYYKEGETFYPTEQEMCQCPSGGTVECQNTSCPDGGPGKVIDGVFQCPLEMSSTCVATGDRTYVTFDGMAFNMTGTCSYVITQTCTGDSMTSFIVTIQKEAWQKRKVSRIQALSVEVYGVTLTLKQGKRIDVMVDSISHHLPTIVSEGQVQVYPHGTGVLLRPDLSLIVHYDLVQLVMVTVPQTYMGHLCDLCGSYNGQHNDDFQLSSGQLAPDATAFGSAWKTTPALVPPAQRRKWQSSKNPTTVESEGPFGSGHRIIEPIPYSQSCIHDLCMMGGDRHVPCQSMQSYVTACQDAGVTVGAWRTPSFCYSCKSLHCRPKERCWPHNAQSHCIPTLVAMCWTWGDPHFRTFYGLNFDFQRTCTYTIAESHRNGPGLVPFRIEAKNDIRGGIQSVSYVSLVRVDVYGQRISFRQNEDRRVWVNGGSSLHPQPAAPGVPPWLHHPDMGVTVTFDCTFDGHLGNSGESCTLLLLELERGEPEEELEPITVALEQEDTKVQWVMVMAQGVTMVMDRGQQWEVTWMVQGAPKILYDGNTYVVLTLPPASYRPRGLCGNFNGDPNDDDPDGEALAAPRLRSSIAR, from the exons ATGTCCCACTGTGGCTGCAGTCACCATGGAGTCTACTACAAAGAGGGGGAGACTTTCTACCCCACAGAGCAGGAGATGTGCCAGTGCCCCTCTGGTGGCACTGTGGAGTGCCAAAATACTTCCTGTCCTGATGGTGGCCCAGGGAAGGTCATTGATGGTGTCTTCCAATGTCCCTTGGAGATGTCCAGCACCTGTGTGGCCACAGGTGACCGCACCTATGTCACCTTTGATGGGATGGCCTTCAACATGACTGGTACTTGCTCCTATGTCATCACCCAGACCTGCACAGGTGACAGCATGACATCATTTATTGTCACAATCCAGAAGGAGGCATGGCAGAAGAGGAAGGTCTCCAGGATCCAAGCATTGTCTGTGGAAGTATATGGGGTCACCTTGACCttgaaacaaggaaaaaggatAGATGTCATG GTGGATTCCATCTCCCACCACCTCCCCACCATCGTGAGCGAGGGACAGGTCCAGGTCTACCCACATGGGACAGGTGTCCTGCTCCGCCCTGACTTAAGCCTCATTGTCCACTATGATCTCGTCCAGCTTGTGATGGTCACAGTCCCCCAGACTTACATGGGGCACCTGTGTGACCTCTGTGGCAGCTACAATGGCCAACATAATGATGATTTCCAGCTCTCCAGTGGCCAACTGGCTCCAGATGCAACAGCCTTTGGATCCGCATGGAAAACAACACCTGCACTTGTCCCACCTGCACAGAGGAGAAAGTGGCAGTCCTCCAAAAACCCCACTACTGTAGAGTCCGAAGGTCCCTTTGGCTCCGGCCATCGCATCATTGAACCCATCCCGTATTCCCAATCCTGCATCCATGACCTCTGTATGATGGGAGGAGACAGGCATGTCCCATGTCAGAGTATGCAGAGCTATGTCACTGCATGCCAAGATGCTGGAGTCACCGTGGGGGCTTGGAGGACACCATCCTTCTGCT acTCCTGCAAGTCCCTGCACTGTCGCCCCAAGGagcgctgctggccccacaaTGCCCAATCCCACTGCATCCCGACCCTTGTTGCCATGTGCTGGACATGGGGTGACCCACACTTCCGCACCTTCTATGGCCTTAACTTTGACTTCCAAAGAACCTGCACCTACACCATAGCCGAATCCCACAGGAATGGCCCTGGGCTGGTGCCCTTCAGGATTGAGGCCAAGAACGACATCCGTGGTGGGATCCAATCTGTGTCCTATGTCTCCTTGGTCCGTGTTGACGTCTATGGACAACGCATCTCCTTTCGCCAGAATGAAGACAGAAGAGTCTGG GTAAATGGTGGATCTTCCCTTCACCCAcaaccagcagctccaggtgtccCTCCATGGCTTCATCACCCTGACAtgggtgtcactgtcacattTGACTG CACCTTCGATGGGCAcctggggaattctggggagtcctgcaccctcctgctgctggaattggAGAGGGGTGAGCCTGAAGAAGAGCTGGAGCCTATTACGGTGGCTTTGGAGCAGGAGGACACAAAGGTGCAGTGGGTGATGGTGATGGCACAAGGGGTGACCATGGTgatggacaggggacagcagtgggaggTGACG TGGATG GTCCAGGGGGCCCCCAAAATCCTCTACGACGGCAACACATATGTGGTGCTGACGCTGCCCCCTGCATCCTACCGCCCCCGGGGCCTCTGCGGCAACTTCAACGGGGACCCCAATGATGACGACCCCGACGGGGAGGCTCTAG ctgctccccggCTCAGGAGCAGCATTGCGCGGTGA